The genomic region ttggtcatcGTTTTCAAGGAGTCTGACAattaagttatctctcctcaaCTTGTTTTCTAGTTCAATTCTTTCTGATAATaaaatagcttacatttttttctgttgtttttttttcattttcaaaaaatatgTCTTTTTGTCTCTTAGACGCAATGAGTTatttgttccaatctcatttgcAGGGAGTATGCTAATTGTGTACAAATTTCCACCTTCAATTCTaagttatttattctccttccaacttttttttctctagagctcctatttcatgtttgtctcttccttcatttattcTAGGTACATTTGTAGTGCTTTTGAtcaactcatttttttctttgaaaatctaCTTGTAAATTTGCcctgattaacagaagaggaaactgaatacttaaccccattttagaaaaaaaaattgaacaagccatcaatgaattccttaagaaaaaatccccaggaccagatggattcactgAATGGATGagttttaccaaacatttaaaggcCAATTAATCTAATACTATATgaactatttagaaaaataggtgaagatgGAGTCCTACTTagttccttttatgacacaaacatggtgctgatatctaaaccaggaagagaaaaaacagagaaagaaaactatagaccaatttccttaatgaatattgatgcaaaaattttaaataaaataatagcaaggagattacggaactatatcacaaggatcatacactatgatagtgggatttatgccaggaactcagggttggttcaatattaggaaaactagcagcataactgaccatatcaataacaaccAACATGATTATAATTACATGAGTatttcaatagatgtagaaaaaccTTCTGATAAAATGcaacaccaattcctattaaaaacactagaggcCATGGGAATAactggaactttccttaaaatgctatgtagcACCTATCCaaaatcatcagcaaacattatctttAATGGGGACaggctagaagccttcctaataagaCTGGGGTGAAACAGGGATGCACACTATCgcctctattattcaatattatactagaaatgttaggtatagcaataaaagaaaaagaaactgaaggagtgagactaggcaatgaggaaacaaaactatcaccctTTGTAGAcgatatgatggtgtacttagagaatcctagagaatcaactaaaaaattagttgaaGCCTTCTGCTGTGGCTGCCGCTGGGGCTATGCGCGGCAACCATGGCCATCCGATACCCCATGGCCGTGGGCCTCAACAAGAGCCACAAAGTTACCAAAAACGTTTCGAAGCCGCGACACTGCCGCCGCCGTGGGCGCTTGACCAAACACACCAAGTTTGTGAGAGATATGATCTGGGAAGTGTGTGGATTTGCCCCTTATGAGAGGCGTGCCATGGAATTGTTAAAGGTCTCTAAGGATAAGAGAGCCCTTAAGTTCATCAAAAAAAGGGTGGGAACTCACATCCGggccaagaggaagagagaggagctcaGCAACGTCCTAGCTGCCATGAGGAAGGCTGCTGCCAAGAAGGACTAAACTGGACCCTGCCAATCTTTCCCACTTACCCAATAAAGatttgacaaataaaaaaaaaattagttgaaataattaacaactttagaaaagttgcaggatataaaataaacccacataaatcatcagtgttTCTACATATACTagcaacaaagtccagcagcaagacagaaa from Trichosurus vulpecula isolate mTriVul1 chromosome 8, mTriVul1.pri, whole genome shotgun sequence harbors:
- the LOC118828253 gene encoding 60S ribosomal protein L36-like — translated: MAIRYPMAVGLNKSHKVTKNVSKPRHCRRRGRLTKHTKFVRDMIWEVCGFAPYERRAMELLKVSKDKRALKFIKKRVGTHIRAKRKREELSNVLAAMRKAAAKKD